The following coding sequences lie in one Apium graveolens cultivar Ventura chromosome 1, ASM990537v1, whole genome shotgun sequence genomic window:
- the LOC141666752 gene encoding putative mitochondrial protein AtMg00240, producing MDKAHPLTTLMVFRSLEVEKDPFHLRKQDEEALGPEVPYLMNLLARFSSDPAKRHWDGIKHIFRYLRGTIDLGLFFPNNSRSRLVGYADVGYMSDPHFGRSQTDYLFTYCDTAITWKSTKQTMDATSSNHVELLTIHEASR from the exons ATGGACAAAGCTCATCCACTAACCACATTAATGGTTTTTCGATCACTCGAGGTTGAAAAGGATCCTTTCCATCTTAGAAAACAAGATGAAGAGGCTCTTGGACCTGAAGTTCCATATCTCA TGAACCTGTTGGCAAGATTTAGTTCTGACCCTGCTAAAAGGCACTGGGATGGAATCAAACATATATTCAGATATCTTCGAGGGACAATCGATCTTGGACTATTCTTCCCAAACAATTCAAGATCACGGCTAGTTGGATATGCAGATGTTGGGTACATGTCAGATCCTCACTTTGGGCGATCACAAACAGATTACCTATTTACATATTGTGATACTGCTATCACTTGGAAGTCTACAAAACAGACTATGGATGCAACTTCATCAAACCACGTAGAGTTACTAACAATTCATGAAGCAAGCAGATAA
- the LOC141663471 gene encoding beta-hexosaminidase 2-like, with product MYSKMTTLTFHSSPLLYILFLVYFWNLAYVYSISPDKLPINVWPKPTLFKWTHPESVPLSPYFTITSPYHKYLTPAVNRYLRQILKEHHTPLIAPSVDSPSSFPLKSLRISVTDISAPLIHGVSESYNLTVPGAGGVAAILTAATPWAAMRGLETFSQLVWGNPGRVGSGLFISDTPLFGHRGVLLDTSRNYFSVDDIMRLIKGISMNKLNVFHWHITDSHSFPIVIPSEPMLSEKGSYGGGMVYTPEDVKTVVEFGFHHGVRVLPEIDMPGHTGSWAEAYPDIVACAKKFWWPAGSEWADRLASEPGTGQLNPLNPKTYEVLKNVIRDVTAMFPEPFFHAGADEVVSGCWKVDKTIQTFIANNGTLSQVLEIFINSTYPYIISQNRTVVYWEDVMLDDGIKVDPAYLPKETTILQTWNNGPNNTKRIVKAGYRAIVSSSDFYYLDCGHGGFVGNDSQYAKKPGTDQGKGGSWCAPFKTWQTIYNYDITYGLSKEQAKLVLGGEVALWTEQADPTVLDSRVWPRASAMAEALWSGNVDELGMKRYADATDRLIEWRHRMVNRGIGAEAIQPLWCIRNPTMCNTVQDV from the exons ATGTACTCCAAAATGACAACTCTCACATTCCATTCCTCTCCTCTCTTGTACATTTTATTCCTCGTATATTTCTGGAATCTTGCTTATGTATATTCCATCTCCCCCGATAAATTACCCATAAATGTATGGCCCAAACCGACTCTTTTTAAATGGACCCACCCAGAGTCGGTCCCACTTTCCCCATACTTCACTATTACTTCCCCTTATCACAAATACTTAACGCCCGCCGTTAACCGTTACCTCCGTCAAATCCTAAAAGAACACCACACGCCACTTATCGCCCCTTCCGTTGACTCTCCGTCATCCTTTCCGTTAAAATCTCTCAGGATCTCCGTCACCGACATTTCAGCTCCCCTGATCCACGGCGTATCGGAATCATACAACCTGACCGTCCCCGGCGCCGGCGGGGTCGCCGCCATCCTGACGGCGGCGACTCCGTGGGCCGCCATGAGGGGGCTGGAGACATTCTCGCAGCTGGTGTGGGGGAAtccgggtcgggtcgggtcgggttTGTTTATATCTGACACGCCGTTGTTCGGGCACAGGGGAGTGTTGTTGGATACTTCCAGGAATTATTTTAGTGTGGATGATATAATGAGGTTAATAAAGGGGATTAGTATGAATAAATTGAATGTTTTTCATTGGCACATTACGGATTCGCATTCGTTTCCAATTGTGATTCCTTCGGAGCCAATGTTATCGGAGAAAGGATCGTATGGTGGTGGGATGGTTTATACACCGGAAGATGTCAAGACAGTGGTTGAATTTGGGTTTCACCATGGGGTTAGGGTTTTGCCTGAGATTGACATGCCAG GTCATACAGGATCATGGGCTGAAGCTTACCCTGATATTGTCGCTTGTGCTAAGAAGTTTTGGTGGCCTGCTGGATCTGAATGGGCTGACCGTCTTGCATCAGAACCTGGAACTGGTCAGCTCAACCCTTTAAACCCTAAGACATATGAGGTCCTGAAAAATGTCATTCGTGATGTTACTGCTATGTTTCCTGAACCATTTTTCCATGCCGGAGCTGACGAAGTAGTTTCTGGTTGCTGGAAGGTTGACAAAACCATTCAAACCTTTATTGCAAACAATGGGACTCTAAGTCAGGTCCTGGAGATATTTATCAACAGTACCTACCCTTATATTATTTCCCAAAACCGAACCGTGGTCTACTGGGAAGATGTTATGTTGGATGATGGAATTAAGGTCGATCCCGCATATCTTCCCAAGGAAACTACCATTCTGCAGACATGGAATAATGGTCCAAACAATACCAAACGGATAGTCAAAGCTGGATACCGGGCTATTGTGTCGTCATCGGACTTTTATTATTTGGATTGCGGTCATGGAGGTTTTGTAGGAAATGACAGCCAGTATGCTAAAAAACCAGGCACTGACCAGGGTAAAGGTGGGTCGTGGTGCGCACCCTTCAAAACATGGCAGACAATATACAATTACGATATAACATACGGATTGAGCAAAGAGCAGGCGAAACTGGTATTAGGAGGGGAGGTAGCATTGTGGACGGAGCAAGCTGATCCAACCGTGCTTGATTCACGGGTATGGCCAAGAGCTTCGGCAATGGCAGAAGCGCTATGGTCGGGTAACGTGGATGAGTTAGGAATGAAGAGGTATGCAGATGCAACAGATAGGTTAATTGAATGGAGGCATAGAATGGTAAACAGGGGAATTGGAGCAGAAGCCATTCAGCCACTTTGGTGTATCAGGAACCCAACAATGTGCAATACAGTTCAGGATGTTTAG